The following are from one region of the Elgaria multicarinata webbii isolate HBS135686 ecotype San Diego chromosome 13, rElgMul1.1.pri, whole genome shotgun sequence genome:
- the LOC134407771 gene encoding zinc finger and BTB domain-containing protein 26-like, with protein MAPACERLQFRFPGYGDGVLHRMDQLREQRRFCDVTVQVNELRVPGHRVVFAACSPFLRDQFLLNDSQEVSVSLFQSPEIGRQLLLSCYTGCLEVPIKELVSYLTAASFLQMGHVVERCAQAVSHYLVPKADALLREEQVEGSYLQQNGDEEEEGKQPSSPTGEADSEDSKVEGPELTPRSSCGPSSPAISLSLINSAVEVTRSYLQGCYDDETSSEGLPFLSAAPTPASQWRNYPLHRHRHGTAVAYRDWRTGGGMAAWKVPGLERPYRCPRCNSVFQQLGNFVSHVQEHKLFLCLRCGKVFSQKSNLTRHIRVHTGFKPFQCPICRKCFTQNATLQDHLNLHSGIKPHKCNYCEMHFTHKPGLRRHLKEMHGKSTVQNSHEEIEEVTIDFD; from the coding sequence ATGGCTCCGGCCTGTGAGCGGCTGCAGTTTCGCTTCCCTGGTTATGGTGATGGGGTGCTGCATCGCATGGACCAGTTGCGGGAGCAACGGCGGTTCTGTGACGTGACGGTGCAGGTGAATGAGCTGCGGGTTCCTGGGCACCGTGTAGTCTTTGCTGCCTGCTCCCCTTTCTTGCGTGACCAGTTCCTGCTCAATGACTCCCAAGAAGTGTCTGTCTCGCTTTTCCAGAGTCCAGAGATTGGACGCCAACTTCTGCTGTCTTGCTACACGGGATGTCTTGAGGTGCCTATTAAGGAACTGGTCAGCTACCTGACGGCCGCTTCCTTCTTGCAGATGGGCCACGTGGTGGAGCGTTGTGCCCAGGCAGTTTCCCACTACTTAGTCCCCAAGGCTGATGCCCTGCTACGGGAGGAACAAGTGGAGGGGAGCTATCTGCAGCagaatggagatgaggaggaagaggggaagcAACCGTCTTCACCCACAGGGGAGGCAGACTCTGAAGATAGCAAAGTGGAGGGGCCTGAGCTCACCCCGCGCAGCTCCTGTGGCCCCTCCTCTCCCGCAATCTCACTCTCCCTTATCAACTCTGCTGTGGAGGTCACCCGCAGCTACCTGCAGGGTTGCTATGATGATGAAACAAGCAGTGAAGGGCTTCCCTTCCTGTCTGCAGCTCCCACGCCTGCTTCCCAGTGGAGGAACTACCCGTTGCATCGTCATCGCCACGGCACAGCCGTGGCCTACAGGGACTGGAGAACAGGTGGTGGGATGGCAGCGTGGAAAGTGCCAGGACTGGAGCGCCCCTACCGGTGTCCACGATGCAACAGTGTGTTTCAGCAGCTGGGAAACTTTGTGAGCCACGTGCAGGAGCACAAGCTCTTCCTGTGCCTTCGCTGCGGCAAGGTCTTCTCGCAGAAGAGCAACCTGACGCGGCACATCCGGGTGCACACCGGCTTCAAGCCCTTCCAGTGCCCCATCTGCCGCAAGTGCTTTACCCAGAATGCCACTCTGCAGGACCATCTCAACCTACACAGTGGCATCAAGCCGCACAAGTGCAACTACTGTGAGATGCACTTCACCCACAAACCGGGCCTGCGGCGCCACCTCAAGGAGATGCATGGCAAGAGCACTGTCCAGAACAGCCACGAAGAGATTGAAGAGGTCACCATTGACTTtgattga